The following proteins are encoded in a genomic region of Streptococcus cristatus AS 1.3089:
- a CDS encoding diacylglycerol kinase family lipid kinase, protein MENKIKKARLIYNPTSGQEIIKKNIAEVLDVLEDVGYETSAYQTTPEPFSARREAERAAKAGFDLVIAAGGDGTINEVVNGVAGLDVRPKLAFIPTGTTNDYARALKIPMGDPVAAARIIEKNQTIQMDIGRAYGSKYFINIAAAGTLTELTYSVPSEVKTRLGYLAYVAEGAKMLPRSKSRKVRIEHDHGVFEGKISLVFAALTNSIGGFEKLAPDTKLDDGNFTLILVKTAKLFDMLSLIIQAINGGQHVTDANVEYLKTSKLKLEVLDKKAPFMLNLDGEYGGDTPVELEVLHNHLEFFANIDEIDESALSLEKLE, encoded by the coding sequence ATGGAAAATAAGATAAAAAAAGCAAGATTGATTTATAACCCAACTTCTGGGCAGGAAATTATCAAAAAAAATATTGCCGAAGTCTTGGATGTTTTGGAAGATGTTGGCTATGAAACCAGTGCCTACCAGACGACTCCAGAGCCTTTCTCTGCTCGGCGGGAAGCTGAAAGGGCAGCCAAGGCAGGTTTTGATTTGGTCATAGCAGCTGGTGGAGATGGGACTATAAATGAAGTAGTAAATGGGGTTGCGGGCCTAGATGTGCGCCCCAAGCTGGCTTTCATCCCAACCGGTACAACCAATGATTATGCGCGTGCCTTGAAAATTCCGATGGGAGATCCAGTAGCTGCAGCTCGGATTATCGAGAAAAATCAGACGATTCAGATGGATATCGGTCGGGCTTATGGCAGCAAATACTTTATCAACATTGCGGCGGCGGGCACTCTGACAGAGCTGACTTACAGTGTCCCTAGTGAGGTCAAGACCCGTCTAGGCTATCTGGCTTATGTAGCCGAAGGGGCCAAAATGCTGCCACGCTCCAAATCCCGTAAGGTACGGATTGAGCATGACCATGGTGTTTTTGAGGGCAAGATTTCGCTTGTCTTTGCAGCCTTGACCAATTCTATCGGAGGCTTTGAAAAACTAGCGCCAGATACAAAACTGGACGATGGAAATTTCACCTTGATTCTTGTAAAAACGGCTAAGTTGTTTGATATGCTTAGTCTCATCATACAGGCGATTAATGGTGGTCAACATGTGACGGATGCCAATGTTGAATATCTGAAAACCAGCAAATTGAAGCTAGAAGTATTGGATAAAAAAGCACCTTTTATGTTGAATCTGGACGGTGAGTACGGAGGAGATACACCAGTAGAATTGGAAGTTTTGCATAATCATCTGGAGTTTTTCGCCAATATAGATGAAATCGATGAGAGCGCTCTTTCCTTAGAAAAATTAGAATGA
- the ligA gene encoding NAD-dependent DNA ligase LigA produces the protein MKERMSELVKLLNRYAHEYYTADRPSVSDSEYDRLYRELVELEEKYPADILPDSPAHRVGGKILEGFEKYPHQYPLFSLQDAFSREELMAFDQRIRKEFPQVSYICELKIDGLSISLTYEKGILVAGATRGDGSVGENITENLKRVKDIPLTLKEPLDITVRGECYMPKASFDAVNQLRQENGEPEFANPRNAAAGTLRQLDTAVVVKRNLATFLYQEASPTQAGSQEAVLNKLAALGFSVNPIHFLADSIDGVWEFIEKIAQERDSLPYEIDGIVIKVNDLAVQEELGFTVKAPKWAIAYKFPAEEKEAQLLSVDWTVGRTGVVTPTANLTPVQLAGTTVSRATLHNVDYIAEKDIRQKDTVIVYKAGDIIPAVLRVVESKRVSEEALEIPSHCPSCESELVHFEDEVALRCINPLCPAQIKEGLIHFASRDAMNITGLGPAVVEKVFDKDLVKDVAGIYRLSVEDLLTLDGFKEKSANKLYTAIQASKENSAEKLLFGLGIRHVGSKASRILMEKFHDMIKLSQASQEEISSIDSLGTVIAQSLHSYFEQEGSQLLLRELQEAGVNLDYLGEKVAADAALAGKTVVLTGKLQKLTRNQAKEKLLSLGANVAGSVSKKTDLVVAGSDAGSKLTKAQELGIEIRDEDWLDSL, from the coding sequence ATGAAAGAAAGAATGTCAGAATTAGTAAAATTGCTCAACCGATATGCTCATGAATACTATACGGCAGACAGGCCAAGCGTATCGGACAGCGAGTATGACAGACTCTATCGCGAGTTAGTGGAGTTAGAAGAAAAGTACCCAGCTGATATCCTGCCTGATAGCCCGGCCCATCGGGTGGGTGGGAAGATTTTAGAAGGATTTGAAAAATATCCGCACCAGTATCCTCTCTTTAGTTTGCAGGATGCTTTTTCACGTGAAGAATTAATGGCTTTTGATCAACGAATCCGCAAGGAATTTCCTCAGGTTTCCTATATTTGTGAACTCAAGATTGATGGGCTTTCTATTTCCCTGACCTATGAAAAGGGAATCTTGGTAGCAGGAGCGACTCGGGGGGATGGCTCTGTTGGTGAAAACATCACGGAAAATCTCAAGCGGGTTAAGGATATTCCTCTGACCTTGAAAGAACCGCTAGACATTACGGTTCGCGGAGAGTGTTACATGCCCAAGGCTTCCTTTGATGCGGTCAATCAACTGCGTCAGGAGAACGGTGAGCCTGAATTTGCCAATCCTCGCAATGCGGCAGCAGGAACCCTGCGACAGTTAGATACAGCAGTTGTGGTCAAGCGCAATCTAGCAACCTTCCTCTACCAAGAAGCCAGTCCGACTCAGGCTGGCAGCCAAGAAGCAGTTTTGAATAAGCTAGCGGCTTTGGGATTCTCAGTCAATCCGATTCATTTTCTAGCGGATTCGATTGATGGCGTTTGGGAATTTATCGAAAAGATTGCTCAGGAGCGGGACAGTCTTCCTTATGAGATTGACGGTATCGTTATCAAGGTCAATGATTTGGCGGTGCAAGAGGAGCTTGGCTTTACTGTCAAGGCACCCAAGTGGGCCATTGCTTATAAGTTTCCAGCTGAGGAAAAGGAAGCCCAGCTTCTGTCTGTTGACTGGACAGTTGGTCGGACGGGAGTTGTGACTCCAACGGCGAACTTGACGCCAGTTCAGCTGGCGGGGACGACTGTTAGCCGAGCAACCTTGCACAATGTGGATTATATTGCAGAGAAGGATATTCGTCAGAAAGACACAGTTATCGTCTATAAAGCGGGAGATATTATTCCTGCTGTCTTGCGCGTGGTAGAATCCAAGCGGGTCTCAGAAGAGGCTTTGGAAATACCAAGTCACTGTCCGAGCTGTGAGAGCGAGCTGGTGCATTTCGAGGACGAAGTGGCTCTGCGCTGCATCAACCCGCTTTGTCCAGCTCAGATCAAGGAAGGATTGATCCACTTTGCCAGCCGAGATGCCATGAATATTACTGGCCTTGGTCCAGCAGTGGTCGAAAAGGTCTTTGATAAGGACTTGGTCAAGGATGTGGCTGGAATTTACCGACTTTCTGTAGAAGATTTGCTGACCTTGGACGGCTTTAAGGAAAAATCAGCGAATAAATTGTATACTGCCATTCAAGCTTCCAAGGAAAACTCAGCAGAGAAATTGCTCTTTGGTTTGGGAATCCGTCACGTGGGAAGCAAGGCTAGTCGGATTTTGATGGAGAAATTCCACGATATGATCAAGCTGTCTCAGGCCAGTCAAGAGGAAATTTCTTCTATTGACAGCTTGGGTACGGTTATCGCGCAGAGTCTGCATTCTTACTTTGAGCAGGAAGGCAGTCAGCTTCTCCTACGGGAATTGCAAGAAGCTGGCGTCAACCTAGACTATCTGGGGGAGAAAGTGGCAGCTGATGCCGCTCTCGCTGGCAAAACAGTCGTATTGACCGGAAAATTACAAAAATTAACACGGAATCAAGCTAAAGAAAAATTGCTGAGCTTGGGTGCAAATGTCGCTGGAAGTGTGTCTAAAAAGACAGATTTGGTGGTGGCAGGCAGCGACGCAGGCAGCAAATTGACCAAAGCCCAAGAACTTGGAATCGAGATTCGGGACGAGGATTGGCTAGATAGCTTGTGA
- the pulA gene encoding type I pullulanase, producing MLDYKVIVHYHNPKGDYFSYDLWQWQTDQWGKEAPFSKLDYFGIQGELSFKSWEPLSQAHVIVKRSDWSSQSCDYHIDLLPVHLSTEVWLIEGDHQVYYSLQAATTSHQYSRRRPHNFDVAMRSDYFDECWGYQGWLGHRLHGQVNEFKVWAPTAKKVELVVYKTSDNQAAVYKEFPMEKGEIYSHDHAKNTIGVWSVEVPEDLAGKAYQYHVHFENQHFLTRDPYTIATSPDGKRSAIVAEQDKTVAGFKVCQGKEATWRLDNPNQAVIYEMHIRDISKSPSSGIAEHLRGTFLGACQSGTRNGQGDQSTFDYIRNLGINVVQLQPVSDRHKDYDENGQVTYNWGYDPQNYNAPETSFSSNPDDPGQAIRDLKTMIQAYHDAGISVTLDVVYNHIYSTFDSAFQSTVPDYYYRMNPNGSFQNGTGVGSETASEHEMFRKFMIDSLRYWVEEFNVDGFRFDLMGIHDVTTMNIIREEMDKIDPRILLYGEGWDMGTGLMSEDKAKKDNAYQLPRIGFFNDTQRDAVKGAEVYGGLKAGYVSGQATEDIIAKAILGSSELGSYLTPTQVLNYVEAHDNFNLHDLLVDLHPDDDEVIRTKRIELATAMNLLMQGMAFMELGQEFSRTKLVGTGEEGQVLPSDRDRAMNSYNAPDAVNQVNWELISQHQESIDYIKQIIHLKTSQKEFSYQTYEEIYKHVFVREAFAGSGIVIFEIKDEKHYEIIFNASGLPYYLENADHLRLLVGNSRHKRPFYVENLTASVFEVIK from the coding sequence ATGCTAGACTATAAGGTCATTGTCCATTACCACAATCCTAAGGGAGATTACTTTTCTTATGATTTGTGGCAGTGGCAGACGGATCAGTGGGGAAAAGAAGCCCCTTTTTCTAAACTAGATTATTTTGGTATTCAGGGAGAACTATCTTTTAAAAGTTGGGAGCCCCTTAGTCAGGCTCATGTGATTGTCAAGCGTTCAGACTGGTCCAGCCAATCTTGCGACTACCACATTGACTTATTGCCAGTTCATTTGTCCACAGAGGTTTGGTTGATTGAAGGCGATCATCAGGTCTACTATTCCTTGCAAGCGGCGACGACGAGCCACCAATATTCGCGGCGACGTCCTCATAATTTTGATGTAGCTATGCGGTCGGATTATTTTGACGAATGCTGGGGCTACCAAGGTTGGCTTGGGCATCGTCTGCATGGGCAAGTAAATGAGTTTAAAGTTTGGGCTCCGACAGCCAAAAAAGTTGAATTGGTAGTTTATAAAACTTCCGATAATCAAGCAGCTGTTTATAAAGAATTCCCTATGGAAAAGGGAGAGATTTACTCGCACGATCATGCTAAAAATACAATCGGAGTTTGGTCGGTGGAAGTGCCAGAAGATTTAGCTGGCAAGGCCTACCAGTATCATGTTCATTTTGAAAACCAGCATTTTTTGACGCGCGATCCTTATACAATTGCTACCAGTCCAGATGGCAAGCGCTCAGCTATTGTTGCCGAACAGGACAAGACTGTTGCTGGTTTTAAGGTATGTCAAGGCAAGGAGGCAACTTGGCGTTTAGATAATCCAAATCAGGCGGTCATCTATGAGATGCATATCCGAGATATTAGCAAATCGCCTAGTTCTGGTATCGCAGAACATTTGCGAGGGACTTTTTTGGGGGCATGTCAAAGCGGTACTAGAAATGGTCAGGGAGACCAAAGCACTTTTGATTACATTCGCAATCTAGGTATCAATGTGGTGCAGCTCCAGCCGGTTTCTGACCGACATAAGGACTATGACGAAAATGGCCAAGTTACTTATAACTGGGGCTATGATCCGCAGAACTATAATGCACCAGAAACCAGTTTTTCTTCCAATCCAGATGATCCGGGTCAGGCTATCCGAGATTTGAAAACCATGATTCAGGCTTACCACGATGCAGGGATTTCTGTGACCTTGGATGTGGTTTACAATCATATTTATTCCACCTTTGACTCAGCCTTTCAGTCAACGGTTCCCGATTATTACTACCGGATGAATCCCAACGGTTCTTTCCAGAATGGTACAGGTGTCGGCAGTGAGACGGCCAGTGAGCATGAAATGTTCCGCAAATTCATGATTGATTCACTTCGTTACTGGGTAGAAGAATTTAATGTGGATGGCTTCCGCTTTGATTTGATGGGAATTCATGATGTCACCACCATGAATATCATCCGAGAAGAAATGGATAAAATTGATCCACGGATTTTGCTTTATGGTGAAGGTTGGGATATGGGAACAGGCCTGATGTCAGAGGACAAGGCTAAGAAAGACAATGCTTATCAACTGCCGCGAATTGGCTTCTTCAATGATACCCAGCGTGATGCAGTGAAAGGTGCTGAAGTCTATGGTGGCTTGAAAGCTGGTTATGTGAGCGGACAAGCGACTGAGGATATCATAGCTAAAGCCATTCTGGGCAGCAGTGAGTTAGGCTCTTATTTGACACCAACTCAAGTTCTTAATTATGTGGAGGCGCATGATAATTTCAACCTGCATGACTTGCTGGTTGACTTGCACCCAGATGATGATGAGGTCATTCGGACGAAAAGAATTGAGCTGGCAACAGCTATGAACTTGCTCATGCAGGGAATGGCATTTATGGAATTGGGACAAGAATTTTCTCGCACGAAACTAGTAGGAACAGGAGAAGAGGGCCAAGTCCTGCCTAGCGATCGTGACAGAGCAATGAACAGCTACAATGCTCCCGATGCAGTCAACCAAGTGAATTGGGAATTGATCAGCCAACATCAGGAGAGTATTGATTATATCAAGCAGATTATTCATTTAAAAACAAGTCAGAAGGAATTTTCTTATCAAACCTATGAAGAGATTTACAAACATGTCTTTGTAAGAGAAGCCTTTGCTGGCAGTGGTATCGTCATTTTTGAGATTAAAGATGAAAAACATTATGAAATCATTTTTAACGCAAGTGGCCTGCCATATTACCTTGAGAATGCGGATCACCTACGTTTATTGGTCGGCAATAGCCGCCATAAGAGACCCTTCTATGTTGAAAATCTGACCGCTTCCGTTTTTGAAGTGATTAAATAA